A window of the Syntrophothermus lipocalidus DSM 12680 genome harbors these coding sequences:
- a CDS encoding type II toxin-antitoxin system VapB family antitoxin: MKTTLYVDRKLLQEAMQMAGTKGITETIDTALREFVRRKRLEKLAATLGKVDLAMSDEELGETRER; encoded by the coding sequence ATGAAGACTACGCTATATGTTGATCGGAAACTCTTGCAAGAAGCCATGCAAATGGCAGGAACGAAAGGGATCACAGAGACAATCGATACTGCCCTTAGAGAGTTCGTACGCCGCAAACGCCTGGAAAAACTGGCGGCAACTCTGGGAAAAGTTGACCTGGCGATGAGCGACGAAGAACTCGGGGAGACGCGCGAAAGATGA
- the vapC gene encoding type II toxin-antitoxin system VapC family toxin, which yields MSERFLVDTSVWIEALRPRGKPEVASWLREALIRDAVVLIPLVKEEILMGARDEKQFSELEEMLGALPLLKEKPEIWERVASIGFSLRRQGLRIPTLDLLIICWALTYECTLAHRDHHFTLAAERIPGLKTVTLLSS from the coding sequence ATGAGTGAACGATTTCTGGTGGATACGTCGGTGTGGATCGAGGCCCTTCGCCCGAGAGGGAAGCCAGAGGTAGCTTCTTGGCTAAGAGAAGCTCTGATCCGGGACGCAGTCGTGCTCATTCCCCTGGTCAAAGAAGAAATTCTTATGGGCGCTCGTGACGAAAAGCAGTTTTCTGAGCTAGAAGAGATGCTGGGAGCCCTGCCCCTGCTGAAAGAAAAGCCGGAGATCTGGGAGAGGGTTGCGTCCATCGGGTTTTCCCTGCGCAGGCAGGGACTGAGGATTCCAACATTGGATCTTCTCATTATTTGCTGGGCCCTTACCTATGAATGTACTCTCGCTCACCGTGACCACCATTTCACGCTGGCAGCGGAAAGAATTCCTGGGCTGAAAACCGTGACCCTACTGAGCAGTTGA
- the glmS gene encoding glutamine--fructose-6-phosphate transaminase (isomerizing), whose product MCGITGYIGSNQAVPVIIDGLKRLEYRGYDSAGIAVIQEERLWLLKKEGRLERLEGILNGSHPTSGLGIGHTRWATHGVPSDDNAHPHTDCQGRIAVVHNGIIENFASLRRWLEREGHRFSSETDTEVLAHLVEHHYHGSLEEAVRRALEAVEGSYALAVICADEPDKIVAVRNQSPLVIGVGENEYYLASDIPAILNRTRKVYLLEDREMAVLTRDGVAISNGEGKRVAKDMFTVTWSAEAAEKGGYPHFMIKEIMEQPQALRDTLRGRIQGGRVEFSDVDLDCCLDGVEKVFIVACGTAYHAGVVGKHVIERLACLPVEVDIASEFRYRDVLWGDKSLLIVISQSGETADTLAALREAKKKGIRVLAVTNVVGSSVAREADRVIYTWAGPEIAVASTKAYSTQLLVMYLLGLYLAQKRGTLPEEVIASTVRELRGIADKVEAILEKAGAVEAIAEKYAATASTFFIGRGLDYAVALEGALKLKEISYVHAEAYAAGELKHGTLALIEKGVPVIAIVTQDELQDKMISNIKEVKARGAEVIGIAKEGLAGIEEETDELFVIPGEDSLLTPMLTVVPLQLFAYYMAVKRGCDVDKPRNLAKSVTVE is encoded by the coding sequence TTGTGCGGGATAACAGGATACATCGGCTCTAACCAAGCCGTGCCTGTAATTATAGACGGTTTAAAAAGGCTCGAATATAGAGGGTACGATTCAGCCGGGATAGCGGTAATTCAGGAAGAGCGTTTGTGGCTGTTGAAGAAAGAAGGAAGGCTGGAGCGGCTGGAAGGGATTCTAAACGGCAGTCACCCCACATCCGGTCTGGGGATAGGGCATACCCGCTGGGCCACCCACGGGGTTCCGAGCGATGACAACGCTCACCCCCACACCGACTGTCAAGGACGCATCGCCGTGGTCCACAACGGGATAATCGAGAATTTTGCCAGCCTGCGCCGGTGGCTGGAAAGGGAGGGACACCGTTTCAGTTCTGAAACGGATACTGAGGTCCTGGCTCACCTGGTGGAGCACCACTACCACGGCTCGCTGGAGGAAGCAGTGCGCAGGGCTTTAGAAGCGGTAGAAGGGTCCTACGCCTTGGCAGTCATTTGCGCGGACGAACCCGACAAGATTGTGGCAGTCAGGAACCAGAGCCCTCTGGTCATAGGAGTGGGGGAAAACGAGTATTACCTGGCTTCTGATATCCCGGCTATCCTGAACCGGACCCGGAAGGTCTATCTCTTGGAAGACCGGGAAATGGCGGTCCTCACCCGGGACGGGGTTGCCATTTCCAACGGGGAAGGAAAGAGGGTAGCCAAAGACATGTTCACTGTTACGTGGAGTGCCGAGGCGGCGGAAAAAGGCGGGTATCCCCACTTCATGATCAAAGAAATAATGGAGCAACCCCAGGCTTTACGGGATACCCTTCGCGGGCGGATTCAAGGGGGGCGGGTTGAGTTTTCGGACGTGGATCTCGACTGCTGCTTGGATGGGGTGGAAAAGGTATTTATCGTGGCCTGTGGTACCGCCTACCACGCGGGGGTGGTGGGTAAACACGTCATAGAACGGTTGGCCTGCCTGCCGGTGGAAGTAGACATCGCTTCCGAGTTCAGGTACCGCGATGTATTGTGGGGAGATAAATCTCTGCTCATCGTGATAAGCCAGTCGGGCGAAACCGCCGACACCCTGGCCGCCCTGCGCGAAGCTAAGAAAAAGGGCATCAGGGTGCTGGCCGTAACCAACGTGGTGGGGAGCTCGGTAGCCAGAGAGGCCGACAGGGTGATCTACACATGGGCCGGTCCTGAGATCGCGGTAGCTTCGACCAAGGCTTATTCTACCCAGCTCCTGGTCATGTACCTTCTCGGCCTGTACCTGGCGCAGAAGCGGGGCACTTTGCCCGAGGAAGTGATAGCCTCTACTGTTCGGGAGCTGAGAGGTATCGCGGACAAGGTAGAAGCCATCCTGGAAAAAGCCGGTGCAGTGGAAGCGATAGCTGAGAAATATGCCGCTACCGCGAGCACTTTCTTTATTGGGCGGGGGCTCGATTACGCCGTGGCTTTAGAAGGTGCTCTCAAGCTCAAAGAAATATCGTACGTCCATGCCGAAGCCTATGCTGCGGGCGAGCTCAAGCACGGAACCCTAGCCCTAATCGAAAAAGGGGTGCCGGTCATCGCCATCGTAACCCAGGACGAACTCCAAGACAAGATGATATCTAACATTAAAGAGGTCAAAGCCCGCGGGGCCGAAGTGATTGGCATAGCAAAAGAAGGGCTCGCTGGCATCGAAGAGGAAACAGACGAACTTTTCGTTATTCCCGGTGAAGACTCTCTCTTGACCCCGATGCTGACCGTGGTCCCCTTGCAGCTCTTTGCTTATTACATGGCGGTCAAACGCGGCTGCGATGTCGACAAACCGCGAAACCTGGCCAAAAGCGTGACGGTGGAGTAA
- the glmM gene encoding phosphoglucosamine mutase: protein MGRLFGTDGVRGVANEDLTPELAYKLGRAGSYVLAQEFDHPRILVGKDTRISGDMLEAALIAGILSTGASVLKAGIVPTPAVAYLTRRYEASSGVVISASHNPMEDNGIKFFSANGYKLPDETEDRIEELVKKGVDDLARPVGDGIGRVYEVAEAETNYIDYLKSCYRAPRDLSGLCVVVDCANGAAYSVAPRLWEELGAKVISISNHPNGININDRCGSTYPEKLRRAVLEHKADFGVAYDGDADRVIVVDERGNVLDGDVIMVICGLHWQRTKRLVPSKVVATVMSNIGLDIALRREKVEVEYCQVGDRYVLEKMMETGARMGGEQSGHIILLDYATTGDGLLSGLKLAEVMRETGLPLSELALEMERLPQILVNVDLKDKEGILDNDNVKEVIAKADIRLGEWGKVLVRPSGTEPKIRIMAQGRDEFMLKEVVEEIRKAILLAQK from the coding sequence TTGGGGAGGTTATTCGGTACGGACGGGGTCCGGGGCGTAGCCAACGAAGACCTGACTCCAGAGTTAGCATATAAATTAGGTCGGGCTGGGAGTTACGTGTTGGCCCAGGAGTTCGACCACCCGCGGATACTGGTCGGCAAAGATACTAGAATATCGGGAGATATGCTGGAAGCGGCCTTGATCGCCGGGATTCTGTCTACAGGGGCGAGCGTTCTCAAAGCCGGGATAGTGCCCACCCCGGCAGTAGCATACCTTACCCGCAGGTATGAAGCTTCGAGCGGAGTGGTTATCTCCGCTTCACATAACCCTATGGAGGATAATGGCATCAAGTTTTTCAGTGCGAACGGCTATAAACTGCCCGATGAAACCGAGGACAGGATTGAAGAACTGGTTAAAAAGGGAGTGGATGACCTGGCCCGTCCAGTTGGTGACGGCATCGGCCGGGTCTACGAGGTGGCAGAAGCGGAAACGAACTACATCGATTACTTGAAAAGCTGTTACCGGGCACCGCGTGACTTAAGCGGGCTCTGCGTGGTCGTGGACTGTGCAAACGGTGCTGCTTATAGTGTGGCTCCCCGCCTTTGGGAGGAACTGGGGGCCAAGGTCATTTCTATAAGTAACCATCCCAATGGCATCAACATCAACGACCGGTGTGGGTCCACTTACCCAGAGAAGCTGCGACGGGCGGTTCTGGAACACAAGGCCGATTTTGGAGTGGCTTATGACGGGGACGCAGACCGGGTTATAGTTGTGGATGAGCGGGGTAATGTCCTGGATGGGGATGTAATAATGGTAATCTGCGGGCTGCACTGGCAGAGGACGAAGAGGCTGGTCCCGAGCAAGGTAGTGGCCACGGTGATGAGCAACATCGGGCTCGACATTGCCCTGCGCCGGGAGAAAGTTGAGGTAGAGTATTGCCAGGTCGGAGACCGGTATGTACTGGAAAAAATGATGGAAACCGGGGCTCGCATGGGAGGGGAGCAGTCGGGTCATATTATTCTGCTAGATTACGCCACTACCGGGGACGGTTTACTCTCCGGGTTGAAATTGGCTGAAGTCATGCGCGAGACTGGGTTACCCTTGTCAGAACTAGCTCTGGAGATGGAAAGATTGCCACAGATTCTGGTTAATGTGGACCTAAAAGATAAGGAAGGGATACTGGATAACGACAACGTTAAGGAGGTGATAGCTAAAGCAGACATCCGGTTAGGAGAATGGGGCAAGGTTTTGGTTCGCCCTTCAGGGACTGAGCCCAAGATAAGGATCATGGCCCAGGGGCGGGATGAGTTCATGCTGAAGGAGGTGGTTGAAGAGATAAGGAAGGCCATACTTTTAGCTCAAAAGTAA
- a CDS encoding NAD(P)/FAD-dependent oxidoreductase, producing the protein MKIRIRNLRLGLEENENRLKHLAAGRLGVKPASLRNWSIARKAVDARRQKVVLVYTVDVELSSRADLDLAVLASPEVSIIQDRLPAKLREGEETVRYSPVIVGSGPAGLFCALGLARYGYRPVVIERGREVRKRAKDVEEFWQNGVLNPESNVQFGEGGAGTFSDGKLITRIGDERVDKVLETFVNFGAPEEIRYLKKPHIGTDRLRKVVEGMRRQILEWGGEVYFGARLTDIDWAAGRVRGITVNHRVKVPCSVLVLATGNGARDVYRLLADRNISLVPKGFAVGVRVEHPQALIDTIQYGQWAGHPRLGPADYHLTYQDRETGRSLYTFCMCPGGYVIAAASEPETVVTNGMSYYDRDSGVANSALVVTVAPSDWDGTSLGGVSFQEEVERKAFAAGRGGYRACAQLLEDFLAGRVGSGIPNGQVTYRPGVTPANLWEVLPLELARVLQKGITEFGRKMKGFIDPAAVLTGVETRTSAPVRIERGPDYSSVSVRGLYPCGEGAGYAGGIVSSAVDGLRVAETIITTYKKPLDKITLEANHGIIDARSL; encoded by the coding sequence ATGAAGATAAGGATTCGTAACCTGAGGCTGGGCTTGGAAGAAAACGAGAACCGGCTCAAGCATTTAGCCGCAGGCAGGCTGGGGGTCAAACCGGCTTCTCTAAGGAATTGGAGCATAGCCAGGAAGGCAGTGGACGCCCGCCGGCAAAAGGTGGTGCTGGTCTATACGGTTGATGTAGAGCTTTCCAGCCGGGCCGATTTGGACCTGGCGGTTTTGGCGTCACCGGAGGTATCGATAATTCAGGATCGCCTACCCGCTAAATTGAGGGAAGGGGAAGAGACCGTGCGCTACTCGCCGGTTATTGTCGGTTCTGGGCCTGCAGGTCTTTTTTGTGCGCTAGGACTAGCGCGATACGGCTACCGGCCTGTAGTCATCGAGCGGGGGCGCGAGGTAAGAAAGCGGGCGAAGGATGTAGAAGAGTTCTGGCAGAACGGGGTTTTGAACCCGGAATCGAACGTCCAGTTCGGGGAAGGCGGGGCCGGGACCTTTTCCGACGGCAAGTTGATCACCCGCATTGGGGATGAGCGGGTAGATAAGGTGCTCGAGACTTTTGTAAACTTCGGGGCCCCGGAGGAGATTCGCTACTTGAAAAAGCCTCACATAGGGACCGACCGGCTGCGCAAGGTGGTGGAGGGGATGCGTCGCCAAATCCTCGAGTGGGGAGGCGAAGTCTACTTCGGTGCCCGCCTTACCGACATCGACTGGGCTGCGGGCAGAGTGCGGGGGATAACCGTCAACCACCGGGTCAAGGTCCCTTGTTCGGTGTTGGTGCTTGCCACCGGCAACGGCGCTCGGGATGTTTACCGGCTCCTAGCCGACCGCAACATCAGCCTCGTGCCCAAGGGGTTTGCCGTTGGAGTGAGGGTCGAGCACCCCCAGGCCCTTATAGATACCATCCAATACGGGCAATGGGCAGGACATCCTCGCTTGGGACCTGCCGACTACCACCTCACCTACCAGGACCGGGAAACCGGCCGCTCCTTGTACACCTTCTGCATGTGTCCGGGGGGATACGTCATAGCCGCTGCCTCCGAACCAGAGACGGTGGTTACTAACGGGATGAGCTACTATGACCGGGACTCCGGCGTCGCCAACAGTGCCTTGGTGGTGACCGTGGCGCCTTCGGACTGGGATGGCACTTCACTTGGTGGAGTTAGCTTCCAGGAAGAGGTGGAGCGTAAGGCCTTTGCCGCAGGGCGGGGAGGATACCGGGCTTGTGCCCAGCTGCTGGAGGATTTTCTAGCGGGACGGGTTGGTTCTGGGATTCCGAACGGCCAGGTCACGTACAGACCCGGGGTGACCCCGGCCAACCTGTGGGAGGTACTGCCATTGGAGCTCGCCCGGGTCCTGCAGAAGGGGATAACGGAGTTCGGACGCAAAATGAAAGGATTCATTGACCCGGCAGCGGTGCTGACAGGGGTAGAAACCAGGACTTCGGCTCCAGTACGCATCGAGCGGGGGCCTGATTACAGCTCGGTCAGTGTCAGGGGACTGTATCCTTGCGGGGAAGGGGCCGGTTATGCCGGGGGCATCGTGAGCTCGGCGGTAGACGGGTTGAGAGTAGCAGAAACTATCATCACTACCTATAAAAAACCGCTTGACAAGATAACCCTTGAAGCCAATCATGGTATTATTGATGCGAGGAGTCTCTGA
- a CDS encoding CdaR family protein, whose product MNGSKKNTTGLKIISLVLAVMLWLFVTNENVIITRKEITGVKLNHINLEEGLKASHTDKVSVEVIGTPKEASDINAYIDLKGLEPGIYTLPVKVEPVPGARVTKIRPEQVKVQVFKTEENIFPVTCRVQKPPPAGYTVEGMITVPEKCLVKGPQEVVRKVASVVTFLDLTDRTETSSFYAPARAVDARGETVTDNITLIPDQVKVYVVVGQERTLTKVAVNPTLTGKLPDGYVLGDMRAEPSEVTLIGPPGTPAPSLQVTTSPVSLEGHTLPFTEEAAVTVPQGVSAFPERVRVMVDVKPVTKEESP is encoded by the coding sequence ATGAACGGGAGTAAGAAGAATACCACCGGTTTGAAGATTATTTCGTTGGTGCTGGCGGTGATGCTGTGGCTGTTCGTCACCAACGAGAACGTTATCATCACCCGCAAAGAGATCACGGGAGTCAAGCTCAACCATATCAATCTCGAGGAAGGTTTGAAGGCTTCACATACCGACAAGGTTTCCGTGGAAGTAATTGGTACTCCTAAAGAAGCCTCGGACATAAACGCCTACATTGACCTCAAAGGGCTGGAGCCCGGCATCTATACCCTGCCGGTCAAAGTGGAGCCCGTCCCTGGGGCCCGGGTGACCAAGATCCGGCCGGAACAGGTAAAGGTTCAGGTTTTTAAGACCGAAGAAAACATCTTTCCCGTGACCTGCCGGGTGCAGAAACCTCCGCCCGCCGGTTATACTGTAGAAGGCATGATTACGGTCCCAGAAAAATGCCTGGTAAAAGGGCCGCAAGAAGTGGTGAGAAAGGTAGCCTCAGTGGTGACGTTTTTGGACCTGACTGACCGGACTGAAACATCTTCGTTCTATGCTCCGGCGCGGGCGGTAGATGCGAGGGGGGAAACCGTAACGGATAACATCACCTTGATCCCAGACCAGGTAAAGGTTTACGTGGTTGTGGGCCAGGAACGTACCCTGACCAAAGTTGCGGTTAATCCTACTCTGACGGGCAAGCTGCCGGACGGCTACGTTTTGGGGGATATGCGGGCAGAGCCGTCCGAGGTCACTTTGATCGGGCCTCCCGGCACCCCGGCTCCTTCCTTGCAAGTGACGACATCCCCCGTCAGCCTGGAGGGACATACCCTTCCTTTCACGGAAGAGGCCGCTGTAACCGTTCCCCAGGGTGTCTCGGCATTCCCGGAGCGGGTCCGGGTCATGGTCGATGTTAAACCGGTTACTAAAGAGGAGAGCCCATGA
- the cdaA gene encoding diadenylate cyclase CdaA: MSEFITDPIKVVLSLLDILIVSYLFYRLLLLIRGTRAEQLLKGLLLLLVFSIGSRYLQLEVVGWLMEKMWTMLFVALPVVFQPELRRALEQLGRGHFFAGTTSRWTDRDTVIEEILKAVAILSQTQTGALIVVERDTGIKDYIESGVPLDALVSSQLLVNIFTPKTPLHDGAVIVSNGRIVRAGCFLPLTDNPNLAEDLGTRHRAGIGITEVSDALTIVVSEETGSVSCALEGKLSRDLDQKGVREILERELLGKRDRKSEVFKVLRWPNERE, encoded by the coding sequence TTGTCAGAATTCATCACCGACCCAATAAAGGTCGTGCTTTCTTTACTGGACATACTCATCGTGTCTTACCTTTTCTACCGCTTACTCTTGTTGATCAGGGGCACCCGGGCAGAACAGCTGCTGAAGGGCCTGTTGTTGCTACTCGTTTTCTCTATCGGTTCTCGGTACCTGCAACTGGAAGTCGTGGGCTGGCTGATGGAAAAGATGTGGACCATGCTGTTCGTGGCTTTACCGGTCGTGTTCCAACCCGAACTGCGCCGGGCTCTGGAGCAACTGGGACGGGGCCATTTTTTTGCTGGCACCACCTCCCGCTGGACCGATAGAGACACGGTCATAGAAGAAATACTTAAAGCGGTTGCTATCCTCTCTCAAACCCAGACCGGGGCCTTGATAGTCGTCGAGAGAGATACGGGTATCAAAGACTACATCGAAAGCGGCGTGCCGCTGGATGCCCTGGTCAGCTCCCAGTTGCTGGTCAACATATTTACCCCCAAGACGCCTCTGCACGACGGGGCGGTTATTGTAAGCAACGGAAGGATAGTTAGGGCTGGGTGTTTTCTGCCTTTGACCGACAACCCTAACTTGGCCGAGGACCTGGGAACCAGGCACCGGGCCGGTATTGGCATCACCGAGGTTTCCGATGCTTTGACCATAGTAGTGTCGGAGGAGACGGGGAGTGTTTCCTGCGCTCTCGAAGGCAAGCTTAGCCGCGATCTGGACCAGAAGGGAGTGCGGGAAATTCTTGAACGAGAATTGTTGGGCAAAAGAGACCGCAAAAGCGAGGTTTTCAAGGTTTTGAGGTGGCCAAATGAACGGGAGTAA
- a CDS encoding DUF72 domain-containing protein encodes MGTVLVGTCAWSDHTDFYPPGLKPTRQLEYYAQFFPVVEIDSTFYALQPARNFAGWARKTPENFVFDVKAYRVITRHDRSPMDKDELAYIVNRFASSLTPLEEAGKLRAVLLQFPPFFVCNPRNISYLLWCRERLASFTLAVEFRHRSWFEGDTRDQTLKLLADNRLVNVVCDEPQIGQGSVPMVAEVTYPKLVICRFHGRNAQMWYRKGLKTSGERFNYLYSDEELEELLGRVLPLSEKAEEMHILMNNNFGDYAVRNALRIREMLGQLATKPQVGTDSFN; translated from the coding sequence GTGGGAACTGTTCTCGTAGGCACCTGCGCCTGGAGCGATCACACCGATTTTTACCCCCCTGGTCTAAAACCCACCCGACAGCTAGAATATTATGCCCAGTTTTTCCCGGTAGTGGAGATCGACAGCACCTTCTACGCGCTTCAGCCCGCTCGCAATTTTGCCGGCTGGGCTAGAAAAACTCCGGAAAACTTTGTCTTCGATGTCAAGGCCTACCGGGTGATAACCAGGCACGACCGTTCCCCTATGGACAAGGATGAGCTCGCCTACATCGTCAATCGCTTCGCCTCTTCCCTGACTCCCTTGGAAGAAGCGGGCAAGCTGAGGGCGGTTCTGCTCCAGTTTCCCCCGTTTTTCGTCTGCAACCCCCGGAATATAAGCTATCTTCTGTGGTGCCGGGAGCGGCTGGCCTCCTTCACCCTGGCGGTAGAATTCAGGCACCGCTCTTGGTTTGAGGGCGATACGCGCGACCAGACCTTGAAACTGCTCGCCGATAACCGCCTGGTCAACGTGGTCTGCGATGAGCCCCAGATTGGGCAGGGCAGTGTACCGATGGTAGCAGAGGTAACCTACCCGAAACTCGTAATCTGCCGTTTCCACGGCCGCAATGCTCAAATGTGGTACAGAAAAGGCCTGAAAACGAGCGGCGAGAGGTTTAATTACCTGTACTCGGATGAAGAACTCGAAGAGCTTCTCGGACGAGTCTTGCCCCTATCTGAGAAAGCAGAAGAAATGCACATACTGATGAACAACAACTTCGGCGATTACGCGGTGAGAAACGCCCTCCGGATTCGCGAAATGCTAGGACAGCTAGCCACAAAGCCACAGGTAGGTACAGATTCATTTAACTAG